CTGGCGTATCACTGTCGATGTCATTCGCGAGCCGATGTTCCTGCTGCTCGTTGCCGGCGGTATCATTTATTTAGTGCTCGGCGATGTGCGCGAAGCGCTGATTTTGTTGGCGTCGGTCGTCGTTGTTATGGGCATCACGATCTACCAAGAACGTAAAACCGAACGCACGCTCCATGCGTTGCGCGATTTATCGAGTCCGCGCGCGCTCGTCATTCGTGACGGCGAGCAGCGTCGCATTCCCGGGCGCGAGGTTGTCCCCGGCGATCTCGTCATTCTCGGTGAGGGCGACCGCGTGCCGGCCGACGGCGTATTGCTCGAATGCAATCAGTTCAGCGTCGATGAATCACTGCTGACTGGCGAATCGTTGCCGGTCGCAAAGCACACCGACACGATCCAGGCCACGCAAATGGAGGCGGCCGGCAGCGAGGCCACAGCGTTCGTGTATTCCGGTTCGCTCGTCGTTCAAGGCCAAGGCATCGCCCGCCTACTCGCGACCGGCAGCAGTACCCAGATCGGCCACATCGGCAAAGCGCTGCAACAACTGGATATCGAAAACACACCGCTGCAGCGACAAACCGCCCGTGTGATTCGCGTGTTCGCCGCCGTCGGCCTTAGCGCGTGCGTGCTAGTGGTGCTGCTGTACGCGCTGCTACGCGGCGGCTGGCTCGATGGCTTGCTTGCCGGTATCACGCTGGCAATGGCCGTGTTGCCAGAAGAATTTCCGGTCGTGCTCACTGTGTTTCTCGCTCTCGGCGCCTGGCGCATCTCGCAGAAGCGCGTGCTAACGCGCCGCATTCCCGCTATCGAAACGCTCGGTTCGGCCACCGTGTTATGCGTCGACAAGACCGGCACGCTCACCGAAAACCGGATGGTGCTTAGCGAGATCGCGTTTCCGCCGTCTCGGGAAAATTCAGACGAGGGTAAGATTTTTGACGGCACCGCGAAACCCATCCCCACCCTGCGGCCGATCGTGCAATCCGCAGCGCTGGCATGTGAACTCAATCCGTCCGATCCGATGGAACGCGCCATCCTGCGCTACGCCCACGACGCAAATCCCGACGTTGACGCCATGCGCGCGCAATGGCGCCTAGTCCGCGAATACGATCTGACGCCGGAACTGCTTGCCGTTACGCATTGTTGGAAAATTCCCGAGCGCGACGAGCTGCTCGTCGCCAGCAAGGGCGCGCCCGAAACCATCGCTCGCCTATGTCAGCTCGACGACAACTTGCGCCACCAAGTCCTCGACCAAACCAAAGCGCTCGCCGCTCAAGGTCGACGCGTGCTCGCTGTCGCCGAAGCGCGCTTTCAAGGAAATAATTTCCCGAACGATCCGACCGGCTTCACATTCAATTATCTCGGCCTGCTCGCTTTGGCCGATCCGGTCCGCGCCACCGTCCCGCACGCGATCCACCAATGCCACGACGCTGGCATTCGCGTCGTTATGATCACTGGCGATCATCCCGGTACCGCCGAAGCTATCGCCCGGCAGATCGGCCTCGAATCCACCGGCGGTGTCATCACCGGCAAGCAACTGGCTCTGCTCAGCACCGACGAGCTGCGTGCGCGCGTGCAACAGGTCAGCATCTTCGCCCGCGTTATCCCGCAGCAAAAACTCCTGCTCGTCAACGCACTCAAAGCCAATGGCGAGATCGTCGCCATGACCGGCGACGGCGTCAACGACGCCCCGGCTCTGAAAGCCGCACACATCGGCGTTGCCATGGGCCACCGTGGTACCGATGTCGCGCGCGAAGCCGCCGCCCTCATCCTGCTCGACGACGAGTTTCCCGCGATCGTCGATACCATCAAACTTGGCCGCCGTATCTACGACAATATCCGCCACGCGATGGCCTACCTCGTCGCCGTGCATATCCCAACCGCCGGCATGGCACTAGTGCCGTTACTCACCGGCCTGCCGTTGTTGTTCTTTCCAGTGCACATTGTCTTTTTAGAATTTATCATCGATCCCGCCTGCTCCATCGCCTTTGAGGCTGAACCGGCCCATCCGGACACGATGAAGCGCCGCCCGCGCGATCCACACGAACCGTTACTCGGCACGCAGCTGCTCGGATACGCGTTGTTTCAAGGACTAGCGGTACTCTTCGTCATCAGCGCGCTGTACTGGTTCACACTCGGTCACGGCACTCCCGAACCGCAGGCTCGCGCCACCGCCTTCGCCGCACTCGTCCTGGGCAATATCGGTTTGATCTTGGCGAACCGATCGCAGACGCGCCGCTTATGGGCGACGTTGTCTATGCCGAATCCGGCGTTGTGGTTCGTCGTCGCCGGCGCGCTCGGTGGACTGCTGCTGGTGCTGTACGTGCCGTCGTTACGCGACGTATTTCACTTCGAAGCACTGGGGTGGCAACACTGGTTGCTGTCGATGGTCGCAGGTTCGGCGGGAATGATTGGGTCTGAGGTGTTTAAGAGAATGCGGCAAAGATGGAGTGCTCCCGAACATGATGGATAAAAATACGAAGTCCTTTGGTAGTCGCGGTTCGATTTATCGCCCCATCATAGCCCTCCCCGTTTCACGGTATGAAATAACGCTAAAAAACCTTCGTTCTCGCTTCAACCCCTAAGCACGAAAACTTTGACATCGGTCAAGGTACATCGGACCGGACGCTGCTAAAAATGAAATATCAAAGGGAGGAGCCTTATGAAAGAAATCATTCTCATGCTACATCCCACCTTCGGTGTTCTGGGCGTGCTCGCCACCGTATGGGTCGGCGTCGAAATCTTGAACGCCAGTGCACATAACGAGAAGCGCATCCGTTGTGCCGCCTTAATCGCCGCCGTCATGTTTTGGTTGTCGTATATGTTCGGCGGCTACTGGTATGTCTTGTACTACGCCGCCGATAAAGCGGTAATCAAAAGCGGCCCCTGGCCGTTCGCGCACGATCTGGTAATGGAAAGCAAAGAACATTTGTTCTTTGTACTGCTGCTCTTGAGCACGTACCTGCCAATCGCTACGCGTGCAAGCGGCAACCGATTGATCCTCGATTCAGGCACCCGCCAGCTATTACTCACCGTAACGACGTTTATCGTGTTACTTGGCTTGGCGATGGAAGGCGGTGGTGCCGTTGTCGCGCTCGGCGTGAAACTCGGATTGCTCGGAGGGTAAGGTATGTCGAATCGAAATACAGTGTTGTCGTTCGGGCTCTCAGCAGCAGTAACAAGTGTGTTGACAGTGCTGCTGGTGGTCGCCAAAGAAACCAACGAGTCACTCATGACGTGGATGAAAGCCGTGTCGGGTCATCATTGGATTACGCACGGAATACTAACGGTGCTGGTGTTCGTAGCGCTGGGGTTTATTCTGGCGAGATTCCAACCCAGTAAACGTTCGTGGATCAATGAAAGCGGCCTGGCGCTTCTTGTCGGTGCGACCACGGTTGTCAGCGGCCTATTGCTCTTTGGATTTTTCCTGATGCGCGGCTGATTCCCGGCTGTCGACAAAATTTGGAGGTGTTGCTTGGTAAACCGCAAAAAAACTCGCCGATCGCTGGCGCTGCCGACGTCGCTGGTGCTGTTGGCCGGACTCGCTGGCGGTTTGGCCGAAGTCGTATGGGTGGCCGCCTACGGCGTCATCTCACCAGTGTCGGCGGCGAATATTGCACGGGAAGTCACCTCGAGCATAGCACCGAACCTGGTGCAGTCGCCTAACGCCGTAATGATCGGTCTCGGGATTCATCTGCTGCTTTCGTTGGTCGTCGGATTTGGCTTTGCCCGTGTTGTCTGGCCGCGCCTGAGCCATCGGCGGTCGGCGGCAATATTTGCCTCAGCGTTGGCGACGCTGGCGGTGCTATGGGCGATCAACTTCTTCGCGGTATTGCCGATGCTCCATCCAACGTTTGTAACGCTGCTACCGTATGCGGTGACATTCATTTCTAAAGCACTGTTCGCGCTTGCCATGGCGGCGGTACTAACAGGCGTTCGGCCACTGGTACCAGTACACGCTTGATGCGTTTTACTCCCTCCCTCTTTCAAGGACGGGATTGGAACATTTTATTATCTACCGCAAGCGGCGCCGCAGCGATTAGGTGTCATGCAGCCGACGAAGTATCCGAGCGATCAGCAGGTCCTGCGAATTCTGACATTACCGTTTGTCCAAAAAAACGCTGATCTCCTATTAGCGCCTGCTCTTGATGGGAAGTGGACTGGCGGGCACCAACTACTAGCGAACCGAACATGCCGTTACGTGGGTACGCAGAAATTCGCTGAACATATCCGCCGGGACCGGCCGACTATAGAAAAAACCCTGCGCGATCCAACAGCCGTTCACCGTCAAGAAGCTAGCCTGCTCTTGATTGCCGACACCTTCGGCAATCACACGCAGGCCCAGTCCCTTAGCCATGGCAATGATAGTCGTCACAATCGTGTCATTCGATTGGCGGCCGATGCGACTGACGAATGAGCGATCGATCTTTAGTGCATGGATCGGAAAACGTTGGAAATAGGACAACGCCGAGTAACCCATGCCGAAGTCGTCGATCGTGATCTGCGCACCCATCGCCGCCAGCTCGTCGAGAATCACCAAATCTTGTGCGACCTGACGGACCAGATAACTTTCGGTAATCTCCAGATCGAGCGCCGACGCCGGCACTCCCGTCTCATTCAGAATGTCGGTAAGGGTGTGCTGAAAATGCGGTTGGTCGAATTGCCGCACCGAAAGATTGATCGCCATGCGCAGATTCGGTTGGCCGTTGTCGCGCCAATGTTTTAATTGCGCACACGCCTGTCGCAACACCCATTCACCCAGCGGAACGATTAGACCGGTTTCTTCGGCAACATGGATAAACTCCAACGGCGGAACCATACGTGAGTTCGGCGGCTGCCAACGCAGCAAGGCTTCGGTTGCAATGATTTCGCCGCTACGCATGTCCACCTGCGGCTGATAGTGCAGGACGAATTCGTTGTTCGAGAGCGCGTAGTGCAATCGGTTGACCAATGTCACGCGCTGCTGCATGGCGGCGTTGAGCGCCGGCGTAAAAAATTGATAGTTGCCGCGCCCTTTTTCTTTGGCGTGATACATCGCAGCATCGGCCGCGCCGATCAACGCTTGCGCGTCGCCGCCGTCGGTCGGAAAAAAACTGATGCCGATGCTGGCATTCACGTGCAGCATTTGATCATTGACGGCAAAAGGTTGCGATATCGAATCGATAATCTTTTTGGCAACGACCGCTGCGTCCTGGTTTTGACTGATACCGGGCAACATGACCACGAACTCGTCGCCGCCGAGGCGGGCAATACTGTCGCTCTCGCGCAGACAGCTCTGTAATCGCGTCGCTGCTAGCTGCAGCAATTGATCGCCGATTGTATGGCCGAGCGAATCGTTGACGTACTTGAAATGATCTAGATCGATAAAGAGCAGCGCCACCTGCTGGCGCTGGCGTCGCGCTTGGGCAATGGCCAGGCGCACGCGATCGGCCAGCAGCGCGCGATTCGGCAGGCCGGTCAAGGCATCATGTGTCGCCATGTAACGGATGCGTTCTTCGGCCTGCGCGCGTTTGGTAATGTCGCGGATGTTGCATTGAATGACGTTGGCATTGTCGACCTGATAAATATTGCCGACGAATTCGACGTCGATGCGCGCGCCGCTCTTGGTTAACAATAACGGCTGTTCGAAGCAAACCGTCTCGTCGCCATGTATCTGCTCAAAGAACGTTTGGAACGACGGAGCAGCTTTGAACGGTTCGATTTCCCAAAGCGCTTTGCCGAGAAATTCCTCGTAGCTATAGCCAAACATTTTTATGAAAGCAGTGTTTACGTCGTTGATCTGGCCGGTTTCCGAATCGAGCAATAGAATTCCGTCGTTCGCCGTCTCGAACAACCCGCGATAACGAACCTCGGAGACACGCAGCGCCTCTTCGGCCCGTCGCCGTTCCTGAACCTCCTGTTGAAGTTGTACGTTTTGTGCTGCCAGCTGTTGTTGCATGCGGCGCAAGGCAAGATGGGTGTTGATCCGCGCCAGCACCTCGGCGATCTGGAACGGCTTCGTAACGTAGTCGACGCCACCGGTCTCGAAGCCGGTGACTTTGTCGTTGGTGGCGGTGAGCGCTGTCATGAAGATGACCGGAATATTCGCGGTTGCTTCATTCGCCTTCAAATGGCGGCAAGTTTCGAAGCCGTTCATGCCCGGCATAATGACATCCAGCAGCACGAGATCCGGCCGAATCGAGCCGGCGAGTCGTAGCGCTTCCTCGCCGTTGCGGGCAATAACGACGCGAAAGCCCTCTTCCTCCAAATGCGCTGTCACTACCTGCAAGTTGGAGGCGGTGTCGTCGACAATCAGAATAGTGGAGTCATGAAGCGTAGTGGTCGAGGCATCACTTGTCGTTTTTAACTCGATCCGCGAATTCATGTTGGGCGTCTACCTTCAGCAGGTTAGTCGCCGAAGCGGCGACAATAAACTCTCCGGTGCAGCCTACCTGGCACATCGGTGCCTATTTGCTGCATAAAGCGGACCTTACCCAACCGCGGCGTCGGCTTTACAACACCTGAAAATTCCTCAAGTGTGTCATTAACTTAATCAATTGTTGTAATGCCGGCGTCGCCGCAGGATAACTAAACCCTAACAACGAAATAAAAAACGACGATGCCATCAACGCCTGATCGCCCGATTACTGCCATCGAAGTAACAGTGTTGTTTACCGCGTTCATTGCCGCGACTTACGGGTTTGGCATTTATCTTTTCTCGATGTTAGTACCGGACATGCGGCAGAGCCTCGGATTCGACTACGGCGTCGTCGGCGTCATTACCGGAACTGCGCAAGTCGGCTTCTTACTGTTCGCGCTGGCCAGCGGCCTACTGGCGCCGGTGCTAGGTCCGAAGCGGGTTATTTTATTTTCTGTATTAATATGTGCGGTGTCGTTGCTAGCGCTGTCGGTGGCGCCGACGACCTTGGTAGCCGGGTTGCTGTTAACGGTTCTTGGCGCATGCGCGGCGTCGGTGTGGGTACCGATGGTGGCGGTTTCGCAAGCGTTGATTCCGCCGCAACATCAGGGCAAGGCGCTCGGGTTCATGTCATCGGGTACGGCATATGGCGTTTTTCTTAATGGGTTGTTAGTGCCTTGGCTGGTACCACAATACGGTTGGCGAGCGCTTTGGCTTGTTGTCGGTTTAGTAACGTCAGTACTCTTTGTTTGGGCCGTATTGCGTTTAGGGACGCGCGAAAATGCGGCCTCCCCCGCGGCCGCGGCTACACCATCTTCCACCGGCATAAATACTAAGCAATGGCGGCTTCTTAAACAGCCGACCGCGCTTGCACTCATGGCGGTGATGTTTCTGAGCGCACTCGCTTGTGCGCCCATGCAAAATTATTTGGCACCGTTTCTACGCGAGGAGCTTAACCTTTCGATCGAGGTCGCCACACGCAGCTGGAGCGTTATCGGTTTAGTCGGAATGTTCAGCGGCATTGTCATCGGCGCACTCGCCGATCGCATCACCATTCGCTGGGCAATGGTGTTGACGTATTTGATTTTGAGCCTGTCGGCGCTGGCAATTTGGCAGCACGGCTCGGTAAATCTAATTTATGCCGGCGCCGCCGGTTTCGGATTGGCGTTCTACGCTATTTATGGACTAGTTCCGGCATATATCAGCGTCGCCTTTCGTGGCGCCGGTGCAACGACATTATCGGGCGTCACTAACGTGCTTGCCGGTGTTGGCGGTGTAATCGGCAATTTGTCGGGCGGGATGACGAAGCAGCTATTTGGGTCGTTCTCCACGGTTTATTTCGTGATTCTGTGCGCCGCCTTGACGGCATTGTTGCTGAGCTTATTGATGCGCGGCGAGAGCGCTTCATCGCCAATCGGCGATGAAGCGCAATCCCTGCCAACGATGGCGTCCTAATCCGTTAACCGCCGACCGAATCAGTCCGGCCACTTCGGTCGGCGAAACGCCTCTACCAGAAAATCGATCAGCAGTCTTACCTTTAACGGTTGCAGTTTTCGGGAGGCGTACAGCGCGTAAACCCCCAGCTCGACCGTTTGGTATTCCGCGAGCAACTCGATTAGATGGCCTTCGCGTAAATCATCGCCAACTAAAAACGTCGGTTGCAGCACGATGCCTTGATGCAGTAGCGCCGCCGCCCGGCAAGTATCGCCGTTGTTGGCGTAGATCCGCGGATGGGTCTTAACGCTCACCGGTCCCGCTGGACCTTCGAATTGCCATTCATCTTGTGTCGACCAATAGGAGTAGGAAATCACGTCGTGATCGGCGAGATCTTCCGGGCGTTTTGGTTTACCGCGTCGACGCAGATATTGCGGCGATGCACATACCACCATTCGTGTCGACGCCAGCTTGCGGCAGATCAAGCTCGAGCTCGGCAATCGCGAAATGCGAATCGCCAAATCGTAACCCTCCTCGACTAAATCGACGGCTCGGTCCGACAATGAGAGATCCAATTTTACTTTTGGATGAGCCGCCGTGAATTTTCCCCACAGCGGCGCCAAATGTTGAATGCCGAAACTTACCGGTACGTTCAGTCGCAACAACCCGCTCGCCTCGCCGGTGCGCGAGTTCACTTCGGCTTCAGCGGCATCGATAAAGCCGAGGATTTCTTTGCACTGCTGGTAGAACGTACGGCCCTCGTCGGTGAGCGACAGCTTGCGGGTCGTACGGTTGAGTAAACGCACGCCCAACCGTTGTTCGAGATCGACGACGTGGCGCGAGATCGCCGCCTTCGATGTCACCAACGTATCGGCAGCGCCGACAAAACTGCCGGCATCGACCACCGCGGTAAACGACTGCATTTCTCGATATTTGTCCATCTGAAGGCTCTTTAGTCTCGAAAATCGGAACAGTTAATCTCAATATATCTTATTTATCCTAAAAAACGATACCTCTACAGTTCGGTCCATGGTCGGGACAGTCGTTACCGCCAAAACCAATAACAGATGATCGACCGGAGAAACGTTATGAACATCACCATCGTCGGCACCGGCAACATGGGTTCGGGACTCGTCAAGCAACTGGCCACGGCCGGTCACTGCGTGCGAGTGACGGCGAAAGATTTGGCCAAAGCGCAGGCGTTGGCCGCGCAATACCCGAATGTCAGTGCCGCCAGCATCGACCAGGCACTCGCTGATTCGTCGGTCGTGTTCGTCGCCACCGGTTACGCCGATGCGATACCGGCGTTGCGCGCCTTAGGCGATCTCACCGACAAGGTGATCGTCGACATCACCAATCCACTCACCGCGGATTACATGGGCCTGACGATCGGCCATAACACGTCCGCCGGCGAAGAGATTGCAAAAGCATTTCCGCAAGCTGAAGTGGTTAAGGCGTTCAACACGGTGTTTGCGCAGGTGCTCGCCGACGGCGCTGACTTCGGTCACGGCAACACGGTACCGGTGTTCTATGCCGGCAACAGCGAACGCGCCAAGCAAACCGCGCACGCAATTATCGAGAGCATTGGCTTCGAGCCGGTCGACGCTGGCGGTCTACAGAACGCCCGTTATCTCGAACCGTTGGCCGGGTTGAATATTTACTTCGGCTACGGTGCCGGTCGCGGTACTGACATTGCGCCGACGTGGATCGCCCGCGCCTGAGTAAACATAATTAAAACGGAGCAACGATTCGTGCCCGAATCGTAGAGATTCGGGCACGAGGAACAAGACGAGGAACAAGACAATGACACATTCCACCTTATTTGTTTCGCATGGCGCACCGACATTCGCGGCTGAGCCGGGTCGCGCCGGTCCGTTGTTACAAACGCTGGGACGCGAGCTTGGCGATGTGAAGGCCGTGCTCATCGTCTCGCCGCACTGGATGACGCGCGATGTCACCGTGATGACCACGCCGATGCCGTCGACCATCCACGACTTCGGTGGCTTCCCGGCGCCGTTGTATCAGTTGCGTTATGACGCACCCGGCCATCCGGCACTGGCACAGAAAGTCGGCGAGCTGCTGGCCGCCGGCGGCCATTCGGTCAGTTATGACAACAAGCGCGGCCGCGATCACGGCGCCTGGGTACCGTTGATGTACTTGTTCCCGGAAGAAAACGTGCCGGTGTTCCAGATATCGCTACCGATATCGCTCGACGGTCCGGGTGCGTATCAGCTTGGCCAGACGCTGCGCCCGCTCGTACGTGACGGTGTGCTGGTGATCGGCTCCGGCAGCCTGACACATAACCTCTATGAGCTACGCGCCGGCGCCGCCGATAGCGCGCCATATGCGATCGAGTTCGCGCACTGGATACGCCAGCAGGTAGTCGCCAACGACGTCGACGCGCTGACGCATGCGCTCGATCGAGCACCGCATGCACAACGGACGCACCCCACCAGCGAGCACTATTTGCCGTTGCTCATTGCGCTCGGCGCCGCCGAGTCGACCACGCCAGCGACGGTGATCGATGGTGGCTTTACCTATGGCGTGTTGTCGATGGAATCCTACGCGTGGGGATCGACGACAGAAGGACATGCGTCATGAGTGGAACGGCGTCGCCATTAACCAATCTATTGCCGACGTGTCGCCGCCCAAAGGAAACCGCGTCGCCGAAATGGAAACTGTGGTTACTGCGCTGGGCGGCTTTATATCCGACGTTGCTCGCGCTCTACGCGGTTGGCGGAACATCGTTGGGAAGCTTGCCGCTGTCAGTGCGACTGGTGTTAACCAGTGGGCTCGGCACGTTAGCGATGACGTTCGTATGGATGCCATGGCTGACGCGGCGATTGCGTGCCTGGCTGGAGCATTAACCGGAGTCATGCCTATGAAAGATGAATCTATTGTTGTGCGAACGCCAACGACACCGGCGGAGCAGCTGATCCTGCTGTTTCATGGCGTCGGCGCCGATGCTAAGTCGATGTATCCGTTCGGCCAATGGTTATCCACCTTCTTTCCAAAGGCGGCAATAGTATCCGTGGCGGCGCCGTATGCCTCTGATCTGGGTTCGGGTAACCAGTGGTTCTCGGTACGCAACGTTACTGAAGACAATCGACCCACCCGAGTCGCCGCCGTTATGCCGCAGTTCCTCGACACTGTTCAACGCTGGCAGGCGACGTTTACTGTGACACCATCCCAAACTGTACTGTTAGGATTCTCGCAAGGCGCCATCATGGCGCTCGAAGCTAGCGTCGCACAGGACGGAGTTGCCGGTCAGGTGCTCGCGCTATCAGGTCGTTATGCAAAATTGCCGAGTTCGGCGCCAACACAAACGATTTTGCATTTGATTCATGGTGAGAGCGATCCGGTAATCCCTGTTACAAACTGCATCGATGCCGGCAAACGGCTGCAAGCCCTGCAGGCGAACTTTACGGCGAACGTATTACCGTCGGTAGGACACGAAATAACGCAGGAGGTGGCACGACGCGCCGTTGAATGCTTGCAGAGGCCCTTGCAGCGGTCCGTTTGGATCGTCACGTGCAAAAGTGGTTCATGCGGTAGTGAATCGCATTCCGATGACCATCCCCTGCCCTTATCCGGGCATCGAGCAACAGCAGTTGGCGACACGAATGGCTAATGCTCGTTACTGCCGATGGCACCCAGTCCTCGCCGTCATCGGTGCCGGCGCGTGATTGCACAGCAATTCGGTCATCTGTTTGGCAGACAACGGCTGACTGTAGTAAAAACCTTGAACAGCGTCGCAACCGTGCTCGATCAAAAACTTCAGTTGGCCCTCGGTTTCCACGCCCTCGGCGACGGTCTTGAGCTTGAGCGAACTGGCCAAGGCAATGATGGCTCGCGTGATCGACGCCGCTTCTTCGTTATCCGGTAGGTCGACGATGAACGACTGATCGATTTTTATGAGATCGATGGGAAAGCGCCGCAGATAACGCAAGTTGGAATATCCGGTACCGAAATCGTCCAGCGACAGCGACACCCCGATCGATTTCAGCGCGCGTAAGGTTGCGATGACGGTGTCGGCATTATGAATCAGCGTACTTTCCGTCAGTTCCAATTCCAGATACTCGGCGCGTACGCCGGTTTGCGCGAGAACTCGGCTTACCAGCTGCGGTACATCCTGGCGGAATAGTTGTCGTGCCGACAAATTAACCGCCAGCGCAAGTTGGTTATGGCCGGTGACATGCCATGCCTTCAATTGCGCGCACGCTGTCTGTAAGACCCATTCGCCAATAGGTGTAATCAAACCGATTTCTTCGGCAATGGCAATGAACTGTTCCGGTACGACTATTCCGTGGCCAGGGCGATTCCAGCGAATCAGCGCTTCGATGCCGCAGATTTTTCCGTTCTTGAGATCGAACCGCGGTTGATAGTACAGCTCGAACTGCTTGCGCTCGACCGCCAGGCGCAACGCACTTTCGAGATCGACGCGCTCGCGCGCTTGTGCGCCCAAGTCGCGGGTATAGAACTGAAAGCCGTCACGCCGTTCCTCCTTGGCACGGTACATAGCGGCATCGGCGTGCTTGAGTAACATAACCGGTTCATTGCCGTCTTCGGGAAAGATGCTGATACCGATGCTGGTCGTGACATGGAATTCGCGGCCGTCCACCTCGAACGGGCGGGAGAACGCGTCGAGTATTCGTACCGCTGCATGCTCCGCCTCATCGATGTGCTTCAGGCTCGACAAGAGAATGACGAATTCATCGCCGCCTAATCGAGCGACGGTATCGCCGTCGCGAACGATTTCCGTGAGCCGCACGGCAACGACTTTCAACAGGCCGTCGCCGACCGGATGGCCGAA
The window above is part of the Gammaproteobacteria bacterium genome. Proteins encoded here:
- a CDS encoding cation-translocating P-type ATPase; this encodes MTASEHQQLLTTGLTDADAQRRLTEYGANELAGASQRHLWRITVDVIREPMFLLLVAGGIIYLVLGDVREALILLASVVVVMGITIYQERKTERTLHALRDLSSPRALVIRDGEQRRIPGREVVPGDLVILGEGDRVPADGVLLECNQFSVDESLLTGESLPVAKHTDTIQATQMEAAGSEATAFVYSGSLVVQGQGIARLLATGSSTQIGHIGKALQQLDIENTPLQRQTARVIRVFAAVGLSACVLVVLLYALLRGGWLDGLLAGITLAMAVLPEEFPVVLTVFLALGAWRISQKRVLTRRIPAIETLGSATVLCVDKTGTLTENRMVLSEIAFPPSRENSDEGKIFDGTAKPIPTLRPIVQSAALACELNPSDPMERAILRYAHDANPDVDAMRAQWRLVREYDLTPELLAVTHCWKIPERDELLVASKGAPETIARLCQLDDNLRHQVLDQTKALAAQGRRVLAVAEARFQGNNFPNDPTGFTFNYLGLLALADPVRATVPHAIHQCHDAGIRVVMITGDHPGTAEAIARQIGLESTGGVITGKQLALLSTDELRARVQQVSIFARVIPQQKLLLVNALKANGEIVAMTGDGVNDAPALKAAHIGVAMGHRGTDVAREAAALILLDDEFPAIVDTIKLGRRIYDNIRHAMAYLVAVHIPTAGMALVPLLTGLPLLFFPVHIVFLEFIIDPACSIAFEAEPAHPDTMKRRPRDPHEPLLGTQLLGYALFQGLAVLFVISALYWFTLGHGTPEPQARATAFAALVLGNIGLILANRSQTRRLWATLSMPNPALWFVVAGALGGLLLVLYVPSLRDVFHFEALGWQHWLLSMVAGSAGMIGSEVFKRMRQRWSAPEHDG
- a CDS encoding NAD(P)-binding domain-containing protein: MNITIVGTGNMGSGLVKQLATAGHCVRVTAKDLAKAQALAAQYPNVSAASIDQALADSSVVFVATGYADAIPALRALGDLTDKVIVDITNPLTADYMGLTIGHNTSAGEEIAKAFPQAEVVKAFNTVFAQVLADGADFGHGNTVPVFYAGNSERAKQTAHAIIESIGFEPVDAGGLQNARYLEPLAGLNIYFGYGAGRGTDIAPTWIARA
- a CDS encoding MFS transporter; translation: MPSTPDRPITAIEVTVLFTAFIAATYGFGIYLFSMLVPDMRQSLGFDYGVVGVITGTAQVGFLLFALASGLLAPVLGPKRVILFSVLICAVSLLALSVAPTTLVAGLLLTVLGACAASVWVPMVAVSQALIPPQHQGKALGFMSSGTAYGVFLNGLLVPWLVPQYGWRALWLVVGLVTSVLFVWAVLRLGTRENAASPAAAATPSSTGINTKQWRLLKQPTALALMAVMFLSALACAPMQNYLAPFLREELNLSIEVATRSWSVIGLVGMFSGIVIGALADRITIRWAMVLTYLILSLSALAIWQHGSVNLIYAGAAGFGLAFYAIYGLVPAYISVAFRGAGATTLSGVTNVLAGVGGVIGNLSGGMTKQLFGSFSTVYFVILCAALTALLLSLLMRGESASSPIGDEAQSLPTMAS
- the ypfH gene encoding esterase; the encoded protein is MKDESIVVRTPTTPAEQLILLFHGVGADAKSMYPFGQWLSTFFPKAAIVSVAAPYASDLGSGNQWFSVRNVTEDNRPTRVAAVMPQFLDTVQRWQATFTVTPSQTVLLGFSQGAIMALEASVAQDGVAGQVLALSGRYAKLPSSAPTQTILHLIHGESDPVIPVTNCIDAGKRLQALQANFTANVLPSVGHEITQEVARRAVECLQRPLQRSVWIVTCKSGSCGSESHSDDHPLPLSGHRATAVGDTNG
- a CDS encoding EAL domain-containing protein, with product MNSRIELKTTSDASTTTLHDSTILIVDDTASNLQVVTAHLEEEGFRVVIARNGEEALRLAGSIRPDLVLLDVIMPGMNGFETCRHLKANEATANIPVIFMTALTATNDKVTGFETGGVDYVTKPFQIAEVLARINTHLALRRMQQQLAAQNVQLQQEVQERRRAEEALRVSEVRYRGLFETANDGILLLDSETGQINDVNTAFIKMFGYSYEEFLGKALWEIEPFKAAPSFQTFFEQIHGDETVCFEQPLLLTKSGARIDVEFVGNIYQVDNANVIQCNIRDITKRAQAEERIRYMATHDALTGLPNRALLADRVRLAIAQARRQRQQVALLFIDLDHFKYVNDSLGHTIGDQLLQLAATRLQSCLRESDSIARLGGDEFVVMLPGISQNQDAAVVAKKIIDSISQPFAVNDQMLHVNASIGISFFPTDGGDAQALIGAADAAMYHAKEKGRGNYQFFTPALNAAMQQRVTLVNRLHYALSNNEFVLHYQPQVDMRSGEIIATEALLRWQPPNSRMVPPLEFIHVAEETGLIVPLGEWVLRQACAQLKHWRDNGQPNLRMAINLSVRQFDQPHFQHTLTDILNETGVPASALDLEITESYLVRQVAQDLVILDELAAMGAQITIDDFGMGYSALSYFQRFPIHALKIDRSFVSRIGRQSNDTIVTTIIAMAKGLGLRVIAEGVGNQEQASFLTVNGCWIAQGFFYSRPVPADMFSEFLRTHVTACSVR
- a CDS encoding LysR family transcriptional regulator — protein: MDKYREMQSFTAVVDAGSFVGAADTLVTSKAAISRHVVDLEQRLGVRLLNRTTRKLSLTDEGRTFYQQCKEILGFIDAAEAEVNSRTGEASGLLRLNVPVSFGIQHLAPLWGKFTAAHPKVKLDLSLSDRAVDLVEEGYDLAIRISRLPSSSLICRKLASTRMVVCASPQYLRRRGKPKRPEDLADHDVISYSYWSTQDEWQFEGPAGPVSVKTHPRIYANNGDTCRAAALLHQGIVLQPTFLVGDDLREGHLIELLAEYQTVELGVYALYASRKLQPLKVRLLIDFLVEAFRRPKWPD
- a CDS encoding dioxygenase, whose product is MTHSTLFVSHGAPTFAAEPGRAGPLLQTLGRELGDVKAVLIVSPHWMTRDVTVMTTPMPSTIHDFGGFPAPLYQLRYDAPGHPALAQKVGELLAAGGHSVSYDNKRGRDHGAWVPLMYLFPEENVPVFQISLPISLDGPGAYQLGQTLRPLVRDGVLVIGSGSLTHNLYELRAGAADSAPYAIEFAHWIRQQVVANDVDALTHALDRAPHAQRTHPTSEHYLPLLIALGAAESTTPATVIDGGFTYGVLSMESYAWGSTTEGHAS